A window of the Citrus sinensis cultivar Valencia sweet orange chromosome 9, DVS_A1.0, whole genome shotgun sequence genome harbors these coding sequences:
- the LOC102620322 gene encoding probable isoaspartyl peptidase/L-asparaginase 3 isoform X1, with protein MSIKLVFLFILLSSSVLGNGDGNSGKYPIVVSTWPFVDAVRAAWRVADGGFSAVDAVVEGCSTCEELRCDGTVGPGGSPDENGETTIDALIMNGATMEVGAVAAMRFVKDGIRAARLVMQHTEHTLLAGEKASAFAIAMGLPGPANLSSAESMDKWTKWRENGCQPNFWKNVVPVDGCGPYQPKCNMGPSEGECPASNLMGVTESGSSYVGLHSHDTISMAVIDKMGHVAVGTSTNGATFKIPGRVGDGPIAGSSAYADEEVGACGATGDGDIMMRFLPCYQTVESMRQGMGPELAAKDAISRIARKFPDFVGAVVAINKNGEHAGACHGWTFKYSVRSPEMEDVKVFTVLP; from the exons ATGTCCATCAAATTGGTCTTTCTCTTCATCTTACTATCTTCCTCG GTTTTAGGAAATGGAGATGGGAATTCAGGGAAGTACCCAATAGTTGTGAGCACGTGGCCTTTTGTGGACGCTGTGAGAGCTGCTTGGAGGGTTGCTGATGGTGGGTTTTCAGCCGTTGATGCTGTCGTCGAGGGTTGCTCTACTTGTGAGGAGTTGAGATGTGACGGTACAG TGGGGCCTGGTGGAAGTCCGGATGAGAATGGAGAAACTACAATTGATGCCCTGATCATGAATGGG GCCACAATGGAGGTTGGAGCAGTAGCTGCCATGAGGTTTGTGAAAGACGGCATTAGAGCTGCAAGATTAGTTATGCAACATACGGAACACACTCTCCTTGCTGGGGAGAAGGCATCAGCCTTTGCCATTGCAATGGGTCTTCCTGGACCCGCAAACCTTAGTTCGGCAGAGTCTATGGACAAGTGGACTAAATGGAGAGAGAATGGATGCCAACCAAACTTTTGGAAGAATGTTGTACCTGTAGATGGTTGTGGTCCATATCAACCAAAATGCAATATGGGCCCTAGTGAGGGGGAATGTCCTGCATCCAATCTGATGGGAGTTACTGAATCAGGATCATCTTATGTTGGTCTCCACAGCCATGACACCATATCAATGGCTGTTATTGATAAA ATGGGGCATGTTGCTGTCGGGACATCAACTAATGGAGCCACCTTTAAGATCCCTGGAAG GGTGGGTGATGGACCCATTGCTGGATCTTCAGCATATGCTGATGAAGAAGTTGGTGCTTGTGGTGCAACTGGTGATGGTGACATCATGATGCGTTTCCTTCCCTG TTATCAAACTGTGGAAAGTATGAGACAAGGAATGGGACCAGAGCTTGCCGCAAAGGATGCAATCTCTCGAATTGCAAGAAAATTTCCAGATTTTGTTGGGGCTGTTGTTGCCATCAATAAGAATGGTGAGCATGCTGGTGCTTGCCATGGATGGACATTTAAGTACTCGGTGAGAAGCCCAGAAATGGAAGATGTGAAGGTTTTCACCGTGCTACCCTGA
- the LOC102620322 gene encoding probable isoaspartyl peptidase/L-asparaginase 3 isoform X2, with product MEVGAVAAMRFVKDGIRAARLVMQHTEHTLLAGEKASAFAIAMGLPGPANLSSAESMDKWTKWRENGCQPNFWKNVVPVDGCGPYQPKCNMGPSEGECPASNLMGVTESGSSYVGLHSHDTISMAVIDKMGHVAVGTSTNGATFKIPGRVGDGPIAGSSAYADEEVGACGATGDGDIMMRFLPCYQTVESMRQGMGPELAAKDAISRIARKFPDFVGAVVAINKNGEHAGACHGWTFKYSVRSPEMEDVKVFTVLP from the exons ATGGAGGTTGGAGCAGTAGCTGCCATGAGGTTTGTGAAAGACGGCATTAGAGCTGCAAGATTAGTTATGCAACATACGGAACACACTCTCCTTGCTGGGGAGAAGGCATCAGCCTTTGCCATTGCAATGGGTCTTCCTGGACCCGCAAACCTTAGTTCGGCAGAGTCTATGGACAAGTGGACTAAATGGAGAGAGAATGGATGCCAACCAAACTTTTGGAAGAATGTTGTACCTGTAGATGGTTGTGGTCCATATCAACCAAAATGCAATATGGGCCCTAGTGAGGGGGAATGTCCTGCATCCAATCTGATGGGAGTTACTGAATCAGGATCATCTTATGTTGGTCTCCACAGCCATGACACCATATCAATGGCTGTTATTGATAAA ATGGGGCATGTTGCTGTCGGGACATCAACTAATGGAGCCACCTTTAAGATCCCTGGAAG GGTGGGTGATGGACCCATTGCTGGATCTTCAGCATATGCTGATGAAGAAGTTGGTGCTTGTGGTGCAACTGGTGATGGTGACATCATGATGCGTTTCCTTCCCTG TTATCAAACTGTGGAAAGTATGAGACAAGGAATGGGACCAGAGCTTGCCGCAAAGGATGCAATCTCTCGAATTGCAAGAAAATTTCCAGATTTTGTTGGGGCTGTTGTTGCCATCAATAAGAATGGTGAGCATGCTGGTGCTTGCCATGGATGGACATTTAAGTACTCGGTGAGAAGCCCAGAAATGGAAGATGTGAAGGTTTTCACCGTGCTACCCTGA